Below is a genomic region from Rhodospirillum centenum SW.
GCTGAACGAGCGGGATTATGCCGTGCTGGAAGAGGCCCTGCTGTCCTCGGCCCGCGGGCGTGCGTTCCTCCGTCAGCGCGATCACCGCACCCGGCTCGTCTCGCAGGATGCGTGGCGCCAGCTCCTGGCCCAGCTCCGCGAGCAGGTGGCCCGGCTGGGCGGTGTCACCGGGGTGGAGACCGTCGGCCAGAACCCGCAGATCCGCATCATGCGGGAGGAGCTGAAGCAGCTCTCCAGCTACATCGAGCAGACCCGGCAGGAGATCGCCCAGCTCCGCCCCATGGATGCCGGCGCCAACCGGATCATGGCGGCGACGAACGAGCTGGACGCCATCGTGACCGCCACCGAACGGGCGACCAGCGACATCCTGAACGCCACCGAACGCATCCAGGAACTGCTGGGCCGGCTGCCCGCGTCCGACACCGTCAGCGATATCGAGGCGCAGACCATCGAGATCATGACGGCGTGCAGCTTCCAGGACATCACCGGACAGCGCACCACCAAGGTCGTCAACACGCTGCGCTACATCGAGCAGCGCGTGAACACGATGATCGAGATCTGGGGCGTGGAGGAGGAGGGAGCCATGCCGGACGGCGGGCTGATCGCCACCCGCCCGGACGACCACCGCCCCGATCGCCACCTGCTGCACGGCCCCTCGCAGTCCCCGGTCAGCCAGGACAACATCGACGCCCTGTTCGAGGCGCTGGGCGACATCGACAAGCACAAGTCCGACGACGCCGTCAGCGGCGCGGCTGCCAACGGCCACCTTGCCGCCCATGACGGCGGTCATGACGGTGCCCACGACAGCGGCCACGACGACGGGCACCACATCGACCACCACGCCCCCGCGGCCGAGGAGAAAGCGGCCCCACCGCCGCCACCTCCCCCGCAGCCGCCGCCTCCCCCGCCGCCCAAGCCCGCGGCCCGGGCCGCAGCACCGGAACCGGCCAAGTCCGGCGGCGCCACGGCCACGCAGGCCGACATCGACGCCCTGTTCGGCTGAGACCGGCCGATGACCGACCAGGAGATCGCCCCCCGCATCCGGCTCTCCCAGGCGCAGCTCGACCGGGTCTGCGAACGGCACGAGGCGTACCTCGCCGGCCAGGCCGGCGGGACCCGGCTGAACCTTCCGTTCTTCGACCTGTCGTTCCTGTCCTTCGAGAAGCGCAACCTGACGAGTGCCAACCTCGCCGGGGCGCTGCTGCGCGGCGCCCGGCTGGGCGGCGCCACCCTGGACTACGCCGACCTGTTCGGCAGCGACCTGCGCGAGGCCGACCTGACCGGCGCCCAGCTCCGCCGCACCGACCTGCGCGCCGCGAACCTGACCGCGGCGGTGCTGCGCGGGGCCGTCATGGTGGAGTGCGACCTGCGCGACGGCAGCCTGGCCGGCGCCGGGCGGTCGGACTTCAAGCTGCTGGGGCTGGCCCCGGGGCCGGTGGACATGACCGCGACGGTGATGGCCGGAGCCGACCTGACCCGCGCGCGGCTCTCGGGCTCGCTGGCCATGCGGGCGGACTTCAGCGGCGCCGTGATGGTGGAGACGCGGCTGGTGCATTCCGACCTGCGCGACGCCCGGCTGGTCGGCGCGAACCTGAAGGGGGCCGAGTTCGCGGGGGCGGACCTGCGCGGCGCTGACCTGACCGGCGCCCGGATCGACGCCGGCGCGCTGGAGGCCGCCATCCTGGGAGCGCAGGACACCGGGCGGCTGAACGAGCGGCCGGCGCTGGCGGAGGAGCTGGGCGACGACGTCGCCCCGCCACTGGTGCAGCCCTCCACGGCGGACCTTCAGGCGATGCTGATCGAGCATGCCGCCTGGGTGGCTTCGGCCGGGCGCGAGGGGCGTCAGCTCGATGCCAGCGGCCTGGATCTCTCCGGCCTCAACCTCGCCGGCCGGGTGCTGACCCTGATGCAGGGGGCGGGCACCTGTCTGCGCGGGGCCGATCTCAGCGGGGCGCAGCTCCAGGCGGCCAGCCTCACCGGGGCCGATCTGCGCTCGGCCCGGCTGCGGCAGGCGGACCTGCGCGGGGCGACGCTGGACCGTGCCAACCTGATCGACACGGACCTGGAACGGGCCGACATGGGGCCGCTGGTGACCCAGCGCGGCCACAGCCTCCGCACCTCCCTGGTGCGGGCGCGGCTGGCCGGGGCGGCGCTGCGCAACACCCGGCTCTGCGGCGCGGACCTGACCTCGGCCGACCTGACCGGGGCCGACCGCACCGGCGCCGACCTGCACGAAGCGATCCTGGACGGCATCCGCGGCTGAATGCCCGCCCGACCGCCGCCGCTACGCTGCGGCAGGGGCGGCATCGGACCCGTGTGTTCCGGCCAGGGGGCCGGCCGGCGTCCGTCCCGCCGCGGCCTGGACCAGCGCCCGGAACAGCCGTTGCTGGCCCCGGTCGGTGAGCAGGAACTCCGGATGCCACTGGACGCCCAGCAGGAACGGCCGCGCCGGCACCTCCACCGCCTGCACGATGCCGTGGATGTCGCGCGCGGCGATCCGGACCCCCTGCCCCGGCCGGTCCACCGACTGGTGGTGCAGGGCGTTCACCCGGCATTCCCCCTGCCGCAGCAGCCGGCGCAGCAGGCTGCAGGGATCGACGCAGACGACCTTGCGCGGCAGCACCGTGCGCAGGCGCGGCGCCTCGACATAGATCTTGTGGATGTCGGTGTGGAGCGTACCGCCGCGGTGGACGTTGATCATCTGGGCGCCGCGGCAGATACCCAGGACCGGGCGGCCGCACCGCTCGGCCCAGTCCAGCGCCGCCAGTTCCAGCGCGTCGCGGTCGGGGTCGATCCTCACCGTCGGCTCGAGCAGGGAGCCGTAGCGGATGGGCTCGATGTCGTCGCCGCCGCCGATCACCAGCCCGTCCAGCCGGTCGAAGCGGCAGGCCGTGTCCGGCGTCAGCCGCACCGCCCGCGCCCCC
It encodes:
- a CDS encoding protein phosphatase CheZ, coding for MEPLELNERDYAVLEEALLSSARGRAFLRQRDHRTRLVSQDAWRQLLAQLREQVARLGGVTGVETVGQNPQIRIMREELKQLSSYIEQTRQEIAQLRPMDAGANRIMAATNELDAIVTATERATSDILNATERIQELLGRLPASDTVSDIEAQTIEIMTACSFQDITGQRTTKVVNTLRYIEQRVNTMIEIWGVEEEGAMPDGGLIATRPDDHRPDRHLLHGPSQSPVSQDNIDALFEALGDIDKHKSDDAVSGAAANGHLAAHDGGHDGAHDSGHDDGHHIDHHAPAAEEKAAPPPPPPPQPPPPPPPKPAARAAAPEPAKSGGATATQADIDALFG
- a CDS encoding pentapeptide repeat-containing protein — encoded protein: MTDQEIAPRIRLSQAQLDRVCERHEAYLAGQAGGTRLNLPFFDLSFLSFEKRNLTSANLAGALLRGARLGGATLDYADLFGSDLREADLTGAQLRRTDLRAANLTAAVLRGAVMVECDLRDGSLAGAGRSDFKLLGLAPGPVDMTATVMAGADLTRARLSGSLAMRADFSGAVMVETRLVHSDLRDARLVGANLKGAEFAGADLRGADLTGARIDAGALEAAILGAQDTGRLNERPALAEELGDDVAPPLVQPSTADLQAMLIEHAAWVASAGREGRQLDASGLDLSGLNLAGRVLTLMQGAGTCLRGADLSGAQLQAASLTGADLRSARLRQADLRGATLDRANLIDTDLERADMGPLVTQRGHSLRTSLVRARLAGAALRNTRLCGADLTSADLTGADRTGADLHEAILDGIRG
- a CDS encoding gamma-glutamyl-gamma-aminobutyrate hydrolase yields the protein MARRPLIGVTASARRSLTPWLFNRLALVRAGARAVRLTPDTACRFDRLDGLVIGGGDDIEPIRYGSLLEPTVRIDPDRDALELAALDWAERCGRPVLGICRGAQMINVHRGGTLHTDIHKIYVEAPRLRTVLPRKVVCVDPCSLLRRLLRQGECRVNALHHQSVDRPGQGVRIAARDIHGIVQAVEVPARPFLLGVQWHPEFLLTDRGQQRLFRALVQAAAGRTPAGPLAGTHGSDAAPAAA